One Peterkaempfera bronchialis DNA window includes the following coding sequences:
- a CDS encoding NUDIX domain-containing protein, with translation MDTPEPPRLLPVDDYLASLPRAYLAAGAVITDESDRLLIVKPTYRTHWSLPGGTVDAGEDPAQCVVREVAEETGLTVTMVRLAAVHWTRHVDGRESGGRPTRGHPGLLFVFDCGTVPDGTEVRLPSDELEDFRWCDPEEAFRLLSPGTVRRLRAALAVRDRGGTAFVSGNTPPGPHDWAPDIHVH, from the coding sequence GTGGACACGCCAGAGCCTCCCCGCCTGCTGCCGGTCGACGACTACCTCGCCTCCCTTCCCCGGGCCTATCTCGCCGCAGGTGCGGTGATCACCGACGAGTCGGACCGCCTGCTGATCGTGAAGCCCACCTACCGCACCCACTGGTCACTGCCCGGCGGCACCGTGGACGCCGGTGAGGACCCCGCGCAGTGCGTGGTCCGCGAAGTCGCCGAGGAGACCGGTCTCACCGTGACCATGGTCCGGCTGGCCGCCGTGCACTGGACCCGGCATGTCGACGGGCGCGAGTCCGGCGGACGCCCCACCCGGGGCCACCCCGGGCTGCTGTTCGTCTTCGACTGCGGCACCGTCCCGGACGGCACCGAGGTGCGGCTGCCGTCCGACGAACTGGAGGACTTCCGCTGGTGCGACCCGGAGGAGGCGTTCCGGCTGCTCTCCCCGGGCACGGTCCGCCGACTGCGCGCGGCGCTGGCCGTACGCGACCGGGGCGGCACCGCCTTCGTCTCCGGCAACACCCCGCCGGGACCGCATGACTGGGCCCCCGACATCCATGTGCACTGA
- a CDS encoding PPOX class F420-dependent oxidoreductase, whose amino-acid sequence MANDGTTGGTGSTLDRLSAGSYLLVTTYRRDGSAVPTPVWVVRDGDALGVWTVADSGKVKRIRNRADVQVAPCDVRGGRKGDDVPGTAELLDPAATEHYRALLARKYGLLGRLTLLGSRLRRGRQGTVGIRITLREGSASG is encoded by the coding sequence ATGGCAAATGACGGCACCACCGGCGGTACTGGCAGCACCCTGGACCGGCTGAGCGCGGGCAGCTATCTGCTGGTCACCACCTATCGGCGGGACGGCTCTGCGGTGCCCACCCCGGTATGGGTGGTACGGGACGGGGACGCGCTGGGCGTGTGGACGGTGGCGGACTCCGGGAAGGTCAAGCGCATCCGCAACCGGGCGGACGTACAGGTGGCCCCCTGCGACGTGCGGGGCGGGCGCAAGGGCGACGATGTGCCCGGTACGGCCGAACTCCTGGACCCGGCGGCCACCGAGCACTACCGGGCGCTGCTGGCCCGCAAGTACGGCCTGCTGGGCCGGTTGACCCTGCTGGGCAGTCGGCTGCGGCGCGGACGGCAGGGCACGGTGGGCATCCGGATCACCCTGCGCGAAGGGTCGGCCTCGGGGTGA
- a CDS encoding FAD-binding and (Fe-S)-binding domain-containing protein produces MTRRRTAATEEHTAFRRALTAALRGEVRFGAAERTVYSHDASNYRHLPAGVAKPADLDDVRAAMALCREHRVPLVARGAGTSIGGQAIGPGALVLDFRRHLGRVLELDPDRRTARVQPGTVLDDLRAAARPHGLTFGPDPATHSRCTLGGMIGNDSCGSHSLAWGRTSDNLHSLDLLLPDGTELTVGGPTTPAERERLRRLPGRAGELHRALQELADGNLALLRQGFPQLPRRGSGYALDALLPERGHDLSRALTGTEGTCAVLLGATVRLVAAPAARALVVAGYPDETAAADAVPALLPHRPLTMEGMGADLIAALLAAGRRPPALDRLPAGGGWLFMEVGGDTPAAAEAAARTLAEDARRGHGATVTVLTDPDEQRQLWSVREAGAGIVTRLPPDPSQPEARGGAEAWPGWEDSAVPPERLGSYLRRLRALLAAHGLRGVPYGHFGEGCVHLRIDFPLGRPEGRRTFRRFLEEAADLAVSHGGSLSGEHGDGQARAELLPRMYPPELIALFARFKRIWDPENLLNPGNLVDPRPLDRDLRLAGLPERRLPLVFPYPDDDGSLAKAVHRCVGVAKCVDTSTGVMCPSYMATGEERHSTRGRARLLAEMLRGEAVPDGWRSREVHKALDLCLACKGCASDCPVQVDMATYKAEFLYHHYRRRLRPASHYSLGWLPLWLRATALAPRAADRVRRSPALAAALRRAAGIAPERDLPTFPAETFTRWFRRHRATHPADPAAPRLLLWPDTFSEHLEPHIARAAVAVLEHLGYAVEIPDRPVCCGLTWITTGQLTTARRVLRRTVRAVPPDIPVVGLEPSCTTALRDELPALLGRDPAYGDAARDLAARVRTFAETVDRHTAELPALPGSAITQVHCHQHAALGTDADRRVTAALGLDNRVLDSGCCGLAGNFGFERGHYEVSRAAAERVLIPEVRAADPDTLVLADGFSCRTQIAQLADGRRALHLAEVLHRALDTAP; encoded by the coding sequence ATGACCCGTCGCCGCACCGCCGCCACCGAGGAGCACACCGCATTCCGGCGGGCGCTGACCGCCGCACTCCGCGGCGAGGTGCGGTTCGGCGCCGCCGAGCGCACCGTGTACAGCCATGACGCCTCCAACTACCGCCACCTGCCCGCCGGTGTGGCCAAACCCGCCGACCTGGACGACGTCCGGGCCGCCATGGCGCTCTGCCGCGAACACCGCGTGCCCCTGGTCGCGCGCGGCGCCGGCACCAGCATCGGCGGGCAGGCGATCGGGCCCGGCGCCCTGGTGCTGGACTTCCGCCGCCACCTGGGCCGGGTGCTGGAGCTGGACCCCGACCGGCGGACCGCCCGCGTGCAACCCGGCACCGTGCTGGACGACCTGCGCGCCGCCGCCCGCCCGCACGGCCTCACCTTCGGCCCCGACCCCGCCACCCACAGCCGCTGCACCCTCGGCGGCATGATCGGCAACGACTCCTGCGGCTCCCACTCCCTCGCCTGGGGCCGCACCTCGGACAACCTCCACTCGCTGGACCTGCTGCTCCCCGACGGCACCGAACTCACCGTCGGCGGCCCCACCACCCCCGCCGAACGGGAGCGGCTGCGCCGCCTCCCCGGCCGCGCCGGTGAACTCCACCGCGCCCTCCAGGAGCTCGCCGACGGCAACCTGGCCCTGCTCCGCCAGGGCTTTCCGCAACTGCCCCGGCGCGGCTCCGGCTACGCCCTGGACGCCCTGCTGCCCGAGCGCGGCCACGACCTCAGCCGGGCCCTCACCGGCACCGAGGGCACCTGCGCCGTGCTGCTCGGCGCCACCGTACGGCTGGTCGCGGCCCCCGCCGCCCGGGCCCTGGTGGTCGCCGGATACCCCGACGAGACGGCCGCCGCCGACGCCGTACCCGCACTGCTGCCGCACCGCCCGCTCACCATGGAGGGCATGGGCGCCGACCTGATCGCCGCACTGCTCGCCGCCGGCCGCCGCCCGCCCGCCCTGGACCGGCTGCCCGCCGGCGGCGGATGGCTCTTCATGGAAGTCGGCGGCGACACCCCGGCCGCCGCCGAAGCCGCCGCCCGCACCCTCGCCGAGGACGCCCGGCGCGGCCACGGCGCCACCGTCACCGTGCTGACCGACCCGGACGAGCAGCGGCAGCTCTGGTCCGTACGGGAGGCCGGCGCCGGCATCGTCACCCGGCTGCCCCCGGACCCCTCGCAGCCGGAAGCCCGGGGAGGCGCCGAGGCGTGGCCGGGCTGGGAGGACTCCGCCGTGCCGCCCGAGCGGCTGGGCTCCTACCTGCGCCGACTGCGCGCCCTGCTGGCCGCGCACGGCCTGCGCGGCGTCCCCTACGGCCACTTCGGCGAGGGCTGCGTCCACCTGCGGATCGACTTCCCGCTCGGCCGCCCCGAAGGCCGCCGCACCTTCCGCCGCTTCCTGGAAGAGGCCGCCGACCTGGCCGTCTCCCACGGCGGCTCGCTCTCCGGCGAGCACGGCGACGGTCAGGCCCGCGCCGAGCTGCTGCCCCGGATGTACCCGCCGGAGCTGATCGCGCTCTTCGCCCGCTTCAAGCGGATCTGGGACCCGGAGAACCTGCTCAACCCCGGCAACCTGGTCGACCCCCGCCCCCTCGACCGCGACCTGCGGCTGGCCGGGCTGCCCGAACGCCGCCTGCCGCTGGTCTTCCCCTACCCGGACGACGACGGCAGCCTCGCCAAGGCCGTGCACCGCTGCGTCGGCGTCGCCAAATGCGTCGACACCTCCACCGGCGTGATGTGCCCCAGCTATATGGCGACGGGGGAGGAGCGCCACTCGACCCGGGGCCGGGCGCGGCTGCTCGCCGAGATGCTGCGCGGCGAGGCCGTACCCGACGGCTGGCGCTCCCGCGAGGTGCACAAGGCCCTGGACCTCTGCCTGGCCTGCAAGGGCTGCGCCAGCGACTGCCCGGTCCAGGTCGACATGGCGACCTACAAGGCGGAGTTCCTGTACCACCACTACCGCCGCCGGCTGCGCCCCGCCTCCCACTACTCCCTGGGCTGGCTGCCGCTCTGGCTGCGCGCCACCGCCCTCGCCCCACGTGCCGCCGACCGGGTACGCCGCTCACCCGCGCTGGCCGCCGCCCTCCGACGCGCCGCCGGGATCGCCCCCGAACGCGACCTGCCGACCTTCCCCGCCGAGACCTTCACCCGCTGGTTCCGCCGCCACCGCGCCACCCACCCGGCCGACCCGGCGGCGCCCCGGCTGCTGCTCTGGCCGGACACCTTCTCCGAGCACCTGGAACCGCACATCGCCCGCGCCGCCGTGGCCGTACTGGAGCACCTGGGCTACGCCGTGGAGATCCCCGACCGCCCCGTCTGCTGCGGCCTCACCTGGATCACCACCGGCCAACTCACCACCGCCCGCCGGGTGCTGCGCCGCACCGTCCGCGCCGTACCGCCGGACATCCCCGTCGTCGGCCTGGAGCCCAGCTGCACCACCGCGCTCCGCGACGAACTGCCCGCCCTGCTGGGCCGCGACCCGGCGTACGGTGACGCCGCCCGCGACCTCGCCGCCCGGGTCCGCACCTTCGCCGAGACCGTGGACCGGCACACCGCCGAACTGCCCGCCCTGCCCGGCAGCGCCATCACCCAGGTCCACTGCCACCAGCACGCCGCCCTGGGCACCGACGCCGACCGCCGGGTCACCGCCGCCCTCGGCCTGGACAACCGGGTGCTGGACTCCGGCTGCTGCGGCCTGGCCGGCAACTTCGGCTTTGAACGCGGCCACTACGAGGTCTCCCGCGCCGCCGCCGAACGCGTCCTCATCCCCGAGGTGCGCGCCGCCGACCCGGACACCCTGGTCCTGGCCGACGGCTTCAGCTGCCGCACCCAGATCGCCCAACTCGCCGACGGCCGCCGCGCCCTGCACCTCGCCGAGGTGCTGCACCGCGCCCTGGACACGGCACCCTGA
- a CDS encoding GTP-binding protein has translation MGSADSDHGAVAGDAPAAVKVLIAGGFGVGKTTMVSSVSEVTPLRTEEYMTRASLGVDDLEGVADKATTTVALDFGRITVTGDLVVYLFGTPGQERFWFMWNDLVNGALGAVVLADTRRLETSFASIDFFESRGIPFVVGVNCFNGVRDRTPEEVREALDLDPGVPLLLVDVRRRGDARDLLLSLVDHLMALQEAAPVPVG, from the coding sequence ATGGGCTCCGCAGACTCTGACCATGGAGCAGTCGCGGGCGATGCGCCCGCAGCGGTCAAGGTGCTGATCGCCGGCGGCTTCGGCGTCGGCAAGACCACGATGGTGAGCTCGGTGAGCGAGGTGACGCCGCTGCGGACCGAGGAGTACATGACCCGGGCCAGCCTCGGCGTCGACGACCTGGAAGGGGTCGCGGACAAGGCCACCACCACGGTCGCCCTCGACTTCGGCCGGATCACCGTCACCGGCGACCTGGTGGTGTACCTCTTCGGGACACCCGGTCAGGAGCGCTTCTGGTTCATGTGGAACGACCTGGTCAACGGCGCCCTCGGGGCCGTGGTGCTGGCCGACACCCGCAGGCTGGAGACCAGCTTCGCCTCGATCGACTTCTTCGAGAGCCGGGGCATCCCCTTTGTGGTGGGGGTCAACTGCTTCAACGGCGTGCGGGACCGCACCCCGGAGGAGGTCCGCGAAGCCCTCGACCTGGACCCGGGGGTGCCGCTGCTGCTGGTCGATGTACGCCGGCGCGGTGACGCCCGCGACCTGCTGCTCTCCCTGGTCGACCATCTGATGGCCCTTCAGGAAGCGGCACCGGTACCGGTCGGCTGA
- a CDS encoding DUF742 domain-containing protein: MSHWTDGLEADDGDESLVRPYTITRGRTSSERDDLSLITVITTVDPDLGSAAGARALQPEHRAILEQCRRPAAVAEVAAELDLPVSVTKILIGDLVAQNRVSARPPLAVAQGGLDATLLQAVRDGLRRL, translated from the coding sequence GTGAGCCACTGGACGGACGGCCTCGAAGCCGATGACGGCGACGAGTCGCTGGTCAGGCCGTACACCATCACGCGTGGACGGACCTCGTCCGAGCGGGACGACCTCAGTCTGATCACGGTGATCACCACCGTTGACCCGGACCTCGGATCGGCAGCGGGTGCCCGGGCCCTCCAGCCCGAGCACCGCGCGATCCTTGAGCAGTGCCGCCGGCCGGCGGCCGTCGCGGAGGTCGCGGCCGAACTCGACCTTCCCGTATCGGTGACCAAGATCCTGATCGGCGACCTGGTCGCCCAGAACCGGGTGTCGGCCCGACCGCCGCTGGCGGTCGCCCAGGGCGGACTGGACGCAACACTTCTTCAGGCGGTGAGGGATGGGCTCCGCAGACTCTGA
- a CDS encoding roadblock/LC7 domain-containing protein yields MTPRTTATDHDLDWLLDGLIDQVAGSRHAVVLSDDGLVISQSRTIERSDAERLAAVATGQQSLARGIGELFGGGPVHQVIVEMADLWLFVTAAGRGTHLAVVASQDVDAEVMAVAMHTLVQQVGLKLGTEARSDSADADGGGRG; encoded by the coding sequence ATGACACCGAGAACCACCGCCACCGACCATGACCTGGACTGGCTGCTCGACGGCCTGATCGACCAGGTCGCAGGGAGCCGGCACGCCGTCGTGCTCTCCGACGACGGCCTGGTGATCAGCCAGTCCCGCACCATCGAACGCTCCGACGCCGAACGGCTGGCGGCGGTGGCCACCGGCCAGCAGAGCCTGGCCCGGGGCATCGGGGAGCTGTTCGGCGGCGGACCGGTGCACCAGGTCATCGTGGAGATGGCGGACCTCTGGCTCTTTGTCACCGCCGCAGGCCGTGGCACCCACCTGGCCGTGGTCGCCTCCCAGGACGTCGACGCCGAGGTGATGGCGGTGGCCATGCACACCCTCGTCCAGCAGGTCGGACTGAAGCTCGGCACCGAGGCGCGGAGCGATTCCGCCGACGCCGACGGTGGTGGACGTGGGTGA
- a CDS encoding sensor histidine kinase, translating to MLALVPSIAMVALWTVSSERLYADWREQKAQSALSHRAGLPSTLVYDNLQEERRLSAEVLADPAASRKALTDQRDRTDQAVRSFQALSGIEAGDAPEELRFAVADARDQMERLSGFRDGVDRRVASQQVTFAYYTGLIETDLRLFTALSNVDNGQVSYLSRTLVDAFWAKEMLSREDALLARAEGRRLDVEEHQQLVGWIGAQQFALESKVAPYLDEAEALVYSDLTEGTAWQGKDAIERTLVHLSPAGGGTVAIPPSTLTQWRQSVDQVTPTLQRLLQSRTLAVAEVGDNTVHALQMRLITTGAVGLAGVLLVVLVSVRLTGSLRRRIFSLRDDARQAQTTLPELVDRLSAGESVDLAAETRETPRGSDELGQLEDALAQARRSAVETAVRQAAQHRGFERLLQRIARRTQLLIGLQLKKLDEMERRHEDPEVLEGLFDLDHLTARLRRYEENLVILGGGQPQRRWRKPVRLLDVLRAAQGEVRDYRRVQIEVEGRPWVAERAVGTVVHVLAELMENAASFSKPPTPVEVRAASVGRGLVVEIEDRGLGMEPEQYAAANRLMADPPRMDVMTRADDARLGLYVVARLAAGLGLQVEFRASAFGGTRVIVLIPAELVAEAPEGAPAPHEPHGRGGGRLAVVDPVDGDAAGAAEPEAVPVGGGPAPVAVAELGPTGLPVRSRGRAMSAVAGSPETAKPAEPTGTAGAADPARSDRPLPRRVRQASLVDELREPAARPQSATGDTPSPRTAPTRFGPAIRAFQRQSRIARSGSGTDDHHATGATPPEVKRPTTEDR from the coding sequence GTGCTCGCACTGGTCCCCAGCATCGCCATGGTCGCCCTGTGGACCGTCAGCTCCGAACGGCTCTACGCGGACTGGCGGGAGCAGAAGGCGCAGAGCGCCCTCTCCCACCGCGCCGGACTGCCGTCCACCCTGGTGTACGACAACCTCCAGGAGGAGCGCCGGCTGAGCGCCGAGGTGCTGGCCGACCCCGCCGCCTCCCGAAAGGCGCTGACCGACCAGCGGGACCGCACCGACCAGGCGGTGCGGTCCTTCCAGGCCCTCTCCGGTATCGAGGCGGGCGACGCCCCCGAGGAGCTGCGCTTCGCCGTCGCCGACGCCCGCGACCAGATGGAGCGGCTGTCCGGCTTCCGGGACGGCGTGGACCGCCGGGTGGCCAGCCAGCAGGTGACCTTCGCCTACTACACCGGTCTGATCGAGACCGACCTGCGCCTCTTCACCGCGCTCAGCAATGTGGACAACGGCCAGGTCAGCTATCTCTCCAGGACCCTGGTCGACGCCTTCTGGGCCAAGGAGATGCTCTCCCGCGAGGACGCGCTGCTCGCCCGGGCCGAGGGCCGCCGACTCGACGTCGAGGAGCACCAGCAGCTGGTGGGGTGGATCGGTGCCCAGCAGTTCGCCCTGGAGAGCAAGGTCGCCCCGTACCTCGACGAGGCCGAGGCGCTGGTGTACAGCGACCTGACCGAGGGCACCGCCTGGCAGGGCAAGGACGCCATCGAGCGGACACTGGTGCACCTCAGCCCCGCCGGGGGCGGCACAGTGGCCATCCCGCCGTCGACCCTCACCCAGTGGCGGCAGAGCGTCGACCAGGTCACCCCCACACTTCAGCGACTGCTCCAGAGCCGCACCCTGGCCGTCGCCGAGGTCGGCGACAACACCGTGCACGCCCTCCAGATGCGGCTGATCACCACCGGTGCCGTCGGCCTGGCCGGGGTGCTGCTGGTGGTGCTGGTCAGCGTGCGGCTCACCGGATCGCTGCGCAGGCGGATCTTCTCGCTGCGCGACGACGCCCGGCAGGCCCAGACCACCCTGCCCGAGCTGGTCGACCGGCTCAGCGCGGGCGAGAGCGTCGACCTCGCCGCCGAGACCCGCGAGACCCCGCGCGGCAGCGACGAGCTGGGCCAGCTGGAGGACGCCCTCGCCCAGGCCCGGCGCAGCGCGGTGGAGACCGCCGTACGGCAGGCCGCGCAGCACCGGGGCTTCGAGCGGCTGCTCCAGCGGATCGCCCGCCGCACCCAGCTGCTGATCGGCCTGCAACTCAAGAAGCTGGACGAGATGGAGCGCCGCCACGAGGACCCGGAGGTGCTGGAGGGCCTCTTCGACCTCGACCACCTGACCGCCCGGCTGCGCCGCTACGAGGAGAACCTGGTGATCCTCGGCGGCGGCCAGCCGCAGCGCCGCTGGCGCAAGCCGGTCCGGCTGCTGGATGTGCTGCGCGCCGCCCAGGGCGAGGTGCGGGACTACCGCCGGGTGCAGATCGAGGTCGAGGGCCGTCCCTGGGTCGCCGAGCGGGCCGTGGGCACGGTGGTCCATGTGCTGGCCGAGCTGATGGAGAACGCCGCGTCGTTCTCCAAGCCGCCCACCCCGGTCGAGGTGCGGGCCGCCTCGGTGGGCCGGGGCCTGGTGGTCGAGATCGAGGACCGCGGGCTGGGCATGGAGCCCGAGCAGTACGCGGCGGCGAACCGGCTGATGGCCGACCCGCCGCGGATGGATGTGATGACCCGGGCCGACGACGCCCGGCTTGGCCTCTATGTGGTGGCGCGGCTGGCCGCCGGCCTCGGTCTCCAGGTGGAGTTCCGGGCATCCGCTTTCGGCGGCACCCGGGTGATCGTGCTGATCCCCGCCGAGCTGGTGGCCGAGGCCCCCGAGGGCGCCCCGGCGCCCCATGAGCCCCACGGCAGGGGCGGCGGTCGGCTGGCCGTCGTGGACCCGGTGGACGGGGACGCCGCCGGGGCTGCGGAGCCCGAGGCGGTCCCGGTCGGCGGCGGGCCCGCCCCGGTCGCGGTGGCCGAGCTGGGGCCGACGGGTCTGCCGGTCCGCTCCCGGGGCCGGGCGATGTCCGCCGTTGCGGGGAGCCCCGAGACCGCCAAGCCGGCTGAGCCGACGGGGACCGCAGGGGCCGCCGATCCGGCCCGCTCCGACCGGCCGCTGCCCCGGCGGGTGCGCCAGGCCAGCCTGGTCGACGAGCTCAGGGAGCCGGCGGCCCGGCCGCAGTCCGCCACCGGGGACACGCCGTCCCCGCGTACCGCGCCCACCCGCTTCGGCCCGGCCATCCGCGCCTTCCAGCGGCAGTCCCGGATCGCACGGTCGGGCAGTGGCACGGACGACCACCATGCGACCGGCGCAACCCCGCCGGAAGTCAAGCGCCCCACGACGGAAGACCGATGA
- the egtD gene encoding L-histidine N(alpha)-methyltransferase, translating into MATPFDLTRLLPADHFSAALRHDVLHGLTADPKWLPPKWFYDARGSELFEEITRLPEYYPTRAERAILTARAAEIAEATGARTLVELGSGSSEKTRLLLDALRDLGTLESYLPVDVSDTALLDAGRALIAEYPGLAVHAVVSDFTATLDLPPSQGPRLIAFLGGTLGNLLPDERAGFLAGLRAQLAPGDALLLGTDLVKDPSVLVAAYDDAAGVTAEFDKNVLTVLNRELDADFDPAAFEHLARWNAASEWIEMRLRSRREQAVKIRALDLVVPFGAGEELRTEVSAKFRRRGITAELAAADLTLAHWWTDPEDRFGLSLAVPA; encoded by the coding sequence ATGGCCACTCCGTTCGACCTGACCCGCCTGCTGCCCGCCGACCACTTCAGCGCCGCGCTGCGCCACGACGTGCTCCACGGCCTCACCGCCGATCCCAAGTGGCTGCCGCCCAAGTGGTTCTACGACGCACGCGGCAGCGAACTCTTCGAGGAGATCACCCGGCTGCCCGAGTACTACCCCACCCGGGCCGAGCGGGCCATCCTCACCGCCCGCGCCGCCGAGATCGCCGAGGCCACCGGCGCCCGCACCCTGGTCGAGCTGGGCTCCGGCTCCTCCGAGAAGACCCGGCTGCTGCTGGACGCGCTGCGCGACCTGGGCACCCTGGAGAGCTACCTCCCGGTGGACGTCAGCGACACCGCCCTGCTGGACGCCGGTCGGGCCCTGATCGCCGAGTACCCGGGCCTCGCCGTGCACGCGGTGGTCTCCGACTTCACCGCGACGCTGGACCTCCCGCCCTCCCAGGGCCCCCGCCTGATCGCCTTCCTCGGCGGCACCCTCGGCAATCTGCTGCCCGACGAGCGGGCCGGCTTCCTCGCCGGGCTGCGCGCCCAACTGGCCCCCGGCGACGCGCTGCTGCTCGGCACCGACCTGGTCAAGGACCCGTCCGTGCTGGTGGCCGCCTACGACGACGCGGCCGGTGTCACCGCCGAGTTCGACAAGAACGTGCTGACCGTACTCAACCGCGAACTGGACGCGGACTTCGACCCCGCCGCCTTCGAGCACCTCGCCCGCTGGAACGCCGCCAGCGAGTGGATCGAGATGCGGCTGCGCTCCCGCCGCGAGCAGGCCGTGAAGATCCGCGCCCTGGACCTGGTCGTCCCCTTCGGCGCCGGCGAGGAGCTGCGCACCGAGGTCTCCGCGAAGTTCCGCCGCCGTGGGATCACGGCGGAACTGGCCGCCGCCGACCTGACCCTCGCCCACTGGTGGACCGACCCGGAGGACCGGTTCGGGCTCTCGCTCGCGGTGCCCGCATAG
- the egtC gene encoding ergothioneine biosynthesis protein EgtC, translating to MCRHLAYVGPPRTIRALVTDPPYGLHQQSWAPRMQKYGTVNADGFGIGWYADGDPVPARYRRSGPIWADPSFADLARVVHTRALLAAVRSATDGCAPGEAAAAPYAADQWLFSHNGALPGWPAAFADLAATLPPADLLALEARCDSALVWALVLRRLRDGAAPGEALAATVRDIAARADARLNLLLTDGTLIAATTWGDTLFHRLEPGRCALVASEPGDDLPGWTPVPDGSLLLATADAVTVRPLAGPPG from the coding sequence ATGTGCCGCCACCTGGCCTATGTCGGCCCACCCCGGACCATCCGCGCGCTGGTCACCGACCCCCCGTACGGGCTGCACCAGCAGTCCTGGGCACCCCGGATGCAGAAGTACGGCACCGTCAACGCCGACGGCTTCGGCATCGGCTGGTACGCCGACGGCGACCCGGTGCCCGCCCGCTACCGCCGCTCCGGCCCGATCTGGGCCGACCCCTCCTTCGCCGACCTGGCCCGGGTGGTCCACACCCGCGCCCTGCTGGCCGCCGTACGGTCCGCCACCGACGGCTGCGCCCCCGGCGAGGCCGCCGCCGCCCCGTACGCGGCCGACCAGTGGCTCTTCAGCCACAACGGCGCACTGCCCGGCTGGCCCGCAGCCTTCGCCGACCTCGCCGCCACCCTGCCGCCCGCCGACCTGCTGGCGCTGGAGGCCCGCTGCGACTCCGCACTGGTCTGGGCCCTGGTGCTGCGGCGGCTGCGGGACGGCGCCGCACCCGGCGAGGCGCTGGCCGCCACCGTACGGGACATCGCCGCCCGGGCCGACGCCCGGCTCAACCTGCTGCTCACCGACGGCACCCTGATCGCCGCCACCACCTGGGGCGACACCCTCTTCCACCGGCTGGAGCCGGGCCGCTGCGCCCTGGTCGCCTCGGAGCCGGGGGACGACCTCCCCGGCTGGACACCGGTCCCCGACGGCTCGCTGCTGCTGGCCACCGCCGACGCGGTCACCGTCCGCCCGCTGGCGGGACCGCCGGGCTGA